One window of the Salvelinus alpinus chromosome 13, SLU_Salpinus.1, whole genome shotgun sequence genome contains the following:
- the rrm1 gene encoding ribonucleoside-diphosphate reductase large subunit, whose product MHVIKRDGREERVMFDKITSRIQKLCYGLNSDFVDPTQITMKVIQGLYSGVTTVELDTLAAEIAATLTTKHPDYAILAARIAVSNLHKETKKVFSDVVEDLYNYVNPLNRCHSPMVAKETLDIVLENKDRLNSAIIFDRDFSYNFFGFKTLERSYLLKINGKVAERPQHMLMRVAVGIHQTDIDAVIETYNLLSEKWFTHASPTLFNAGTNRPQLSSCFLLAMKDDSIEGIYDTLKQCALISKSAGGIGVAVSCIRATGSYIAGTNGNSNGLVPMLRVYNNTARYVDQGGNKRPGAFAMYLEPWHFDVFDFLDLKKNTGKEEQRARDLFYGMWIPDLFMKRVESNQDWSLMCPSDCPGLDECWGEEFEKLYTRYEQEGRVKRVVKAQQVWHAIIESQTETGTPYMLYKDACNRKSNQQNLGTIKSSNLCTEIVEYTSHDEVAVCNLASIALNMYVTPERTFDFNKLAYVTKVIVRNLNKIIEINYYPVVEAENSNKRHRPIGIGVQGLADAFILMRFPFESAEAQKLNTQIFETIYYAALESSCELAAELGAYQTYPGSPVSKGILQYNMWDKTPTDLWDWTVLKEKIAKHGVRNSLLLAPMPTASTAQILGNNESIEPYTSNIYTRRVLSGEFQIVNPHLLKDLTERGLWNEEMKNQLIGQNGSIQGIAEIPDDLKELYKTVWEISQKTILKMAADRGAFIDQSQSLNIHIAEPNYGKLTSMHFYGWKQGLKTGMYYLRTKPAANPIQFTLNKEKLKESQSAKNLEAVKELNRAAMVCSLENRDDCLMCGS is encoded by the exons ATGCATGTGATAAAGCGAG ATGGGCGCGAAGAGCGTGTCATGTTTGACAAGATCACTTCCCGCATTCAGAAGCTGTGCTATGGACTCAACTCTGACTTTGTAGATCCA ACCCAGATCACCATGAAGGTAATTCAGGGTCTGTACAGTGGGGTCACTACAGTGGAGCTGGACACACTGGCTGCAGAGATTGCTGCCACCCTCACAACGAAACACCCCGACTATGCCATCCTTGCTGCCCGCATCGCCGTCTCCAACCTGCACAAGGAGACCAAGAAGGTGTTCAGTG ATGTGGTGGAGGATCTCTACAACTATGTCAACCCACTAAACAGATGCCACTCTCCCATGGTTGCCAAGGAGACACTTGACATTGTCCTAGAAAACAAGGATCGCCTCAACTCTGCAATCATCTTCGACCGGGACTTCTCCTACAACTTTTTTGGATTTAAG ACACTTGAGCGGTCATACCTTCTGAAGATTAATGGGAAAG TTGCCGAGCGACCCCAGCACATGCTCATGAGGGTGGCAGTTGGGATTCATCAGACTGACATTGACGCTGTCATCGAGACTTACAACCTGCTGTCAGAGAAGTGGTTCACCCACGCTTCACCCACACTCTTCAATGCTGGCACCAACCGCCCACAACTGTCCAG CTGTTTCCTGTTGGCCATGAAGGATGACAGCATTGAGGGCATCTACGACACCCTAAAGCAGTGTGCCCTAATCTCTAAATCAGCAGGGGGCATCGGCGTGGCAGTCAGCTGCATCAGAGCCACGGGCAGCTACATTGCTGGG acAAATGGTAATTCCAATGGGCTGGTCCCCATGCTCCGAGTGTACAACAACACAGCACGCTATGTGGACCAGGGAGGCAACAAG AGACCTGGTGCGTTTGCCATGTACCTGGAGCCGTGGCACTTTGATGTGTTTGACTTCTTGGACCTGAAGAAGAACACGGGGAAGGAAGAGCAGAGGGCCAGAGATCTGTTCTACGGCATGTGGATCCCTGACCTCTTTATGAAGAGAGTGGAGAGCAACCAG GACTGGTCCCTGATGTGCCCCAGTGACTGCCCTGGACTGGATGAGTGCTGGGGGGAGGAGTTTGAGAAGCTCTATACCAG GTATGAGCAGGAGGGTCGGGTCAAGCGGGTGGTGAAGGCCCAGCAGGTGTGGCATGCCATTATTGAGTCCCAGACTGAGACGGGCACCCCCTATATGCTTTACAAGGACGCCTGCAACAGGAAGAGTAATCAGCAGAACCTGGGCACCATTAAGTCCAGTAACCTTTGTACCGAAATTGTAGAGTACACCAGCCATGATGAG GTGGCAGTGTGTAACCTGGCGTCCATCGCCCTCAACATGTATGTCACCCCAGAGAGAACATTTGACTTCAACAAGCTGGCCTACGTCACCAAGGTCATCGTCAGGAACCTCAACAAGATCATTGAGATCAACTACTACCCTGTGGTCGAG GCTGAGAACTCCAACAAGCGCCACAGGCCCATTGGTATCGGTGTGCAGGGTCTTGCTGATGCTTTCATCCTGATGCGTTTCCCCTTTGAGAGCGCCGAGGCCCAGAAGCTCAACACTCAGATCTTTGAGACCATCTACTACGCTGCCCTGGAGTCCAGCTGTGAACTTGCTGCTGAGCTCGGTGCCTACCAGACCTACCCAGGCTCCCCTGTCAGTAAAGGA ATCCTTCAGTACAACATGTGGGACAAAACCCCAACTGACCTGTGGGACTGGACAGTTCTCAAGGAAAAGATTGCCAA GCACGGTGTGAGGAACAGTCTGCTGCTGGCCCCCATGCCCACGGCCTCTACAGCCCAGATCCTGGGCAACAACGAGTCTATCGAGCCCTACACCAGCAACATCTACACCCGCAGAGTCCTCTCTGGAGAGTTCCAG ATTGTGAACCCCCATCTGTTGAAGGACCTAACAGAGAGAGGGCTGTGGAATGAGGAGATGAAGAACCAGCTGATTGGTCAGAACGGATCCATCCAG GGCATTGCTGAGATCCCAGATGACCTGAAGGAGCTGTATAAGACTGTGTGGGAGATCTCCCAGAAGACTATTCTGAAGATGGCTGCTGACCGCGGGGCCTTCATAGACCAGAGCCAGTCCCTCAACATCCACATTGCTGAGCCTAACTACGGCAAGCTCACCAGCATGCACTTCTACGGCTGGAAGCAG GGTCTGAAGACGGGCATGTACTACCTGAGGACCAAGCCTGCAGCCAACCCCATCCAGTTCACCCTGAACAAGGAGAAGCTGAAGGAGTCTCAGTCGGCTAAGAACTTGGAGGCGGTCAAGGAGCTCAACAGAGCCGCTATGGTGTGTTCCCTGGAGAACCGCGACGACTGCCTGATGTGTGGCTCTTAG